The Streptomyces sp. NL15-2K genome contains a region encoding:
- the ehuA gene encoding ectoine/hydroxyectoine ABC transporter ATP-binding protein EhuA, whose protein sequence is METRELIRLEQVTKRFGGNTVLDHLDFSVDTGKHVTLIGPSGSGKTTILRLLMTLTEPDEGKITVDGEQLFPAPEKQVREVRKKIGMVFQQFNLFPNMKVLRNVTEAPVTVLGMSKDEAEQRARELLDLVGLGDKCDAYPTQLSGGQQQRVAIARALAMRPQVLLLDEVTSALDPELVAGVLDVLRDLARSTDITMLCVTHEMNFARDISDQVLMFDEGRVIESGPPEKLFGDPDHERTREFLNAVL, encoded by the coding sequence GTGGAGACCCGTGAGCTGATCCGCCTGGAGCAGGTCACCAAGCGCTTCGGCGGCAACACCGTCCTCGACCACCTCGACTTCTCCGTCGACACCGGCAAGCACGTCACGCTGATCGGCCCGTCCGGCTCCGGCAAGACGACGATCCTGCGGCTGCTGATGACCCTGACCGAGCCCGACGAGGGCAAGATCACCGTCGACGGGGAGCAGCTCTTCCCGGCTCCCGAGAAGCAGGTCCGCGAGGTCCGCAAGAAGATCGGGATGGTGTTCCAGCAGTTCAATCTCTTCCCGAACATGAAGGTGCTCAGGAACGTCACCGAGGCGCCGGTCACCGTCCTCGGCATGTCCAAGGACGAGGCCGAGCAGCGGGCCCGTGAGCTGCTCGACCTGGTGGGCCTCGGCGACAAGTGCGACGCCTATCCGACGCAGTTGTCGGGCGGCCAGCAGCAGCGGGTGGCGATCGCCCGGGCGCTGGCGATGCGGCCGCAGGTGCTCCTGCTGGACGAGGTGACGTCGGCGCTGGACCCGGAGCTCGTGGCCGGCGTGCTGGACGTGCTGCGCGACCTCGCCCGCAGCACCGACATCACGATGCTGTGCGTGACGCACGAGATGAACTTCGCCCGGGACATCTCGGACCAGGTGCTGATGTTCGACGAAGGCCGGGTCATCGAGTCCGGGCCGCCGGAGAAGCTCTTCGGCGACCCCGACCACGAACGGACGCGGGAGTTCCTGAACGCCGTTCTGTAG
- a CDS encoding IclR family transcriptional regulator C-terminal domain-containing protein, translated as MALMHEPTAPYHSAQDALRVLETVARHTTGVTDVQLARLTGLSPERLTTLLRMLRREGYVEQVTDGAYVTGAALTRLGSAGGDREQALRERLQQNLDRLRDSVGAAVYISRYVDGEINVTQYADSPATPAVHEWVDFRYSAHATAIGKSLLGQLDHNGRRDHLSRHKMARLTSRTITSDELLLSRLESQPPTVPHLDLQEYAVGTVCAAVPITAGSSVGCLALSLPVEHAHRLRQAADRLNRGAAPVLLSLAI; from the coding sequence GTGGCGCTGATGCACGAGCCGACCGCGCCGTACCACTCGGCCCAGGACGCCCTGCGCGTCCTGGAGACGGTGGCGCGGCACACCACCGGAGTCACCGACGTCCAGCTCGCCCGCCTCACCGGCCTCAGCCCGGAGCGCCTGACCACGCTCCTGCGGATGCTGCGCCGCGAGGGATACGTCGAGCAGGTCACCGACGGCGCGTACGTCACCGGCGCCGCCCTCACCCGCCTCGGCTCCGCCGGGGGCGACCGCGAGCAGGCGCTGCGCGAGCGGCTCCAGCAGAACCTCGACCGGCTGCGCGACTCCGTCGGCGCCGCCGTCTACATCAGCCGGTACGTCGACGGCGAGATCAACGTCACCCAGTACGCCGACAGCCCGGCCACTCCCGCGGTCCACGAGTGGGTCGACTTCCGCTACTCCGCGCACGCCACCGCCATCGGCAAGAGCCTGCTCGGCCAGCTCGACCACAACGGCCGCCGCGACCACCTCTCCCGCCACAAGATGGCCCGCCTCACCTCGCGCACCATCACCAGCGACGAGCTGCTGCTCTCCCGCCTGGAGTCCCAGCCGCCGACGGTGCCCCACCTCGACCTCCAGGAGTACGCGGTCGGCACGGTCTGCGCGGCCGTCCCGATCACGGCCGGATCCTCGGTCGGCTGCCTGGCCCTGTCCCTCCCGGTCGAGCACGCCCACCGGCTCCGCCAGGCCGCGGACCGGCTGAACCGGGGCGCGGCGCCCGTACTGCTGTCCCTGGCGATCTAG
- a CDS encoding AMP-binding protein, which translates to MESRRRTVAELVADRWGDHRPGLWCEERTLTHHEVAAGAAARAALLADLLPSRAHVGVLLDNTAEYPLWLSAAALARSAVAGINPARRGPELARDILHTECRILVTERTHLPLLTGFDLPGVGVLVTDTEEYGDLLAPYTDARPDASRATPADRLLLYFTSGSTGAPKAALCSQGRLAAAGRSLAEQFQVGPDDVHYVCMPMFHGNAVIADWAPALAAGAGVALRRRFSASRFLADVRRYRATYFTYVGRAVQYILATEPRPDDRDHPLRLGFGTEAGAVDAAAFERRFGVRLVEGYGSSEGGAAIQWRPGTPPGAVGPAAPGLVVLDPETHEECPPAVFDPSGRLLNGEEAIGELVNRGPSPFEGYWRNPEAEAERRRDDGWYWTGDLFYRDADGYLYFAGRTDDRLRVDSENLAAAMIENILARYDGAVAVAVYAVPDPVTGDQVMAAIAGDFDPGDFAAFLSAQPDLGTKMAPRFVRVVERMPVTATNKIHRALLRREGFRCADPVWWRPPGEPAYRRLTREEAEGPLVSTRGPLFVRRQGLEPRTR; encoded by the coding sequence ATGGAGTCCAGGAGGCGCACGGTCGCGGAACTCGTCGCCGACCGGTGGGGCGATCACCGGCCGGGTCTGTGGTGCGAGGAACGGACGCTGACCCACCACGAGGTGGCGGCGGGGGCCGCGGCACGAGCCGCGCTGCTGGCCGACCTGCTGCCATCCCGCGCGCATGTCGGGGTCCTGCTCGACAACACCGCCGAGTACCCGCTGTGGCTGAGCGCGGCGGCCCTCGCGCGCTCCGCCGTGGCCGGAATCAATCCCGCCCGCCGGGGCCCCGAACTCGCCCGCGACATCCTGCACACCGAATGCCGGATCCTGGTCACGGAGCGCACTCACCTGCCCCTTCTCACCGGTTTCGACCTGCCCGGCGTAGGTGTACTGGTGACCGACACGGAGGAATACGGCGACCTGCTCGCCCCGTACACCGACGCGCGGCCGGACGCCTCCCGCGCCACCCCCGCCGACCGCCTGCTCCTCTACTTCACCTCCGGCTCGACCGGCGCTCCCAAGGCCGCGCTCTGCTCCCAGGGCCGCCTGGCCGCCGCCGGACGCTCGCTGGCCGAGCAGTTCCAGGTGGGGCCCGACGACGTGCACTACGTCTGCATGCCGATGTTCCACGGCAACGCGGTGATCGCCGACTGGGCGCCCGCGCTCGCGGCCGGGGCCGGCGTGGCGCTGCGGCGGCGGTTCTCGGCGTCGCGGTTCCTGGCGGACGTACGGCGCTACCGGGCGACGTACTTCACCTACGTGGGCCGGGCCGTGCAATACATCCTCGCCACCGAGCCCCGACCCGACGACCGCGACCATCCCCTGCGGCTGGGTTTCGGCACGGAGGCCGGAGCGGTGGACGCGGCGGCGTTCGAGCGGCGGTTCGGAGTGCGGCTGGTGGAGGGATACGGGTCCTCGGAGGGCGGCGCGGCGATCCAGTGGCGGCCCGGCACACCGCCCGGCGCGGTCGGCCCGGCGGCGCCCGGACTGGTCGTCCTCGACCCGGAGACGCACGAGGAGTGCCCGCCGGCCGTCTTCGACCCGTCCGGCCGGCTGCTGAACGGCGAGGAGGCCATCGGGGAGCTGGTGAACCGCGGGCCCAGCCCCTTCGAGGGCTACTGGCGCAACCCGGAGGCGGAGGCCGAGCGGCGACGGGACGACGGCTGGTACTGGACCGGCGACCTCTTCTACCGGGACGCCGACGGCTACCTCTACTTCGCCGGCCGCACCGACGACCGCCTCCGCGTCGACAGCGAGAACCTGGCCGCCGCGATGATCGAGAACATCCTCGCCCGGTACGACGGCGCGGTCGCCGTCGCTGTCTACGCGGTGCCGGATCCGGTCACCGGCGACCAGGTGATGGCGGCGATCGCGGGTGACTTCGACCCCGGGGACTTCGCCGCGTTCCTGTCCGCCCAGCCGGATCTGGGGACGAAGATGGCGCCCCGCTTCGTACGGGTGGTGGAGCGGATGCCCGTCACGGCCACGAACAAGATCCACCGGGCACTGCTGCGGCGGGAAGGGTTCCGGTGCGCGGACCCGGTGTGGTGGCGGCCTCCGGGGGAGCCGGCCTACCGGCGGCTGACCAGGGAGGAAGCCGAAGGGCCCCTCGTGTCCACGAGAGGCCCTTTATTTGTGCGCCGCCAGGGACTCGAACCCCGGACCCGCTGA
- a CDS encoding lytic polysaccharide monooxygenase has product MRRRAKSYAAVVGLATAGTLVLSSGGASSHGYTDLPVSRQKLCQNGTVTNCGDIQWEPQSVEGPKGFPASGPADGRICSAGHTRFAQLDSPRTPSGGAWPTTRVTGGQRYTFRWQFTAMHATTDFKYYVTKPGWNQNHNLARSDLNLTPFLTVPYGGRRPPSTLSHSGTLPSGLSGRHVILAVWTVADTGNAFYACSDVTF; this is encoded by the coding sequence ATGCGCAGAAGGGCCAAGTCGTACGCCGCCGTGGTGGGCCTCGCCACCGCCGGAACCCTCGTGCTCTCCTCCGGTGGCGCCAGCAGCCACGGCTACACAGACCTCCCCGTCAGCCGGCAGAAGCTCTGCCAGAACGGCACCGTGACGAACTGCGGCGACATCCAGTGGGAGCCGCAGAGCGTCGAGGGTCCCAAGGGCTTCCCCGCCTCCGGACCGGCCGACGGCCGGATATGTTCCGCCGGCCACACGCGGTTCGCACAGCTCGACAGCCCCAGGACCCCGTCGGGCGGCGCCTGGCCGACGACCAGGGTGACGGGCGGCCAGCGCTACACGTTCCGCTGGCAGTTCACGGCCATGCACGCCACGACCGACTTCAAGTACTACGTCACCAAGCCGGGCTGGAACCAGAACCACAACCTGGCCCGCTCCGACCTCAACCTCACCCCGTTCCTGACCGTCCCCTACGGCGGCCGGCGACCCCCGTCCACGCTCTCCCACAGCGGCACGCTGCCCTCCGGGCTGAGCGGCCGCCACGTGATCCTGGCGGTGTGGACGGTCGCGGACACGGGCAACGCGTTCTACGCCTGCTCGGACGTCACGTTCTGA
- a CDS encoding SPFH domain-containing protein, giving the protein MSTTTSHTPESEGPVAGPPARPARLIQNESTTEIPVHLLFRDEPEPVPVPLKPAVVGRRYGTGEQPRLRGPAPVRPRPVPRVDPTLVERPARVLPGAAGVFAGACGLAGCVAVSWWAGALPPLVLGALGLPSYAGAGLGPAQWAAYAGAGALGLFGFGGLARGRTGRAWVLGLFGRYRGTVRRTGLLWVNPLLLRRRVDVRLRHWRSEPMHAADASGVAVRVAVLVVWRVRDTARAALGVEGHETYLRECVEAALARVPVETPGSGRASVDAAEDALTRRVAADTAPVGIEVFSVQPLRVEYAPEVAAAMHRRRIAALDAEHQASVLTSLVDSVEDTVTRLTMRGLVELDDYERKVLVKDLTVAFCAGRGETAPWRPVEQVP; this is encoded by the coding sequence ATGAGTACGACCACTTCCCATACCCCGGAGTCCGAGGGGCCGGTCGCGGGGCCGCCCGCGCGGCCCGCCCGGCTCATCCAGAACGAGTCGACCACCGAGATCCCCGTCCATCTGCTGTTCCGCGACGAACCCGAGCCGGTGCCGGTGCCGCTGAAGCCCGCGGTCGTGGGGCGCCGGTACGGGACGGGGGAGCAGCCGCGGCTGCGCGGACCCGCTCCCGTCCGGCCCCGGCCCGTGCCGCGGGTCGATCCCACCCTGGTGGAGCGGCCCGCACGGGTACTGCCCGGCGCGGCGGGCGTGTTCGCCGGTGCCTGCGGGCTGGCCGGATGTGTGGCCGTCTCCTGGTGGGCGGGTGCGCTGCCGCCGCTCGTGCTGGGGGCGCTGGGGCTGCCCTCGTACGCGGGCGCGGGCCTCGGTCCCGCGCAGTGGGCGGCGTACGCGGGCGCGGGCGCGCTGGGGTTGTTCGGCTTCGGCGGGCTGGCGCGCGGCCGGACCGGGCGGGCCTGGGTGCTCGGCCTGTTCGGCCGCTACCGGGGGACCGTCCGGCGCACCGGCCTGCTGTGGGTCAACCCGCTGCTGCTGCGCCGCCGGGTCGACGTACGGCTGCGGCACTGGCGCAGCGAGCCGATGCACGCGGCCGACGCGAGCGGGGTCGCTGTGCGGGTGGCGGTGCTGGTGGTGTGGCGGGTGCGGGACACCGCGCGGGCCGCGCTGGGGGTGGAGGGCCACGAGACGTACCTGCGCGAGTGCGTCGAGGCGGCGCTCGCGCGGGTGCCGGTGGAGACGCCCGGCTCCGGCCGGGCCTCGGTCGACGCCGCCGAGGACGCACTGACCCGGCGGGTCGCGGCGGACACGGCGCCGGTCGGGATCGAGGTGTTCTCGGTGCAGCCGCTGCGGGTGGAGTACGCCCCCGAGGTCGCCGCCGCGATGCACCGCCGCCGGATCGCCGCGCTCGACGCCGAGCACCAGGCGAGCGTGCTCACCTCGCTCGTCGACTCGGTGGAGGACACGGTGACCCGGCTGACCATGCGGGGGCTGGTCGAACTCGACGACTACGAGCGGAAGGTACTGGTGAAGGACTTGACGGTGGCGTTCTGCGCGGGACGCGGGGAAACGGCCCCCTGGCGCCCCGTCGAACAAGTCCCGTGA
- a CDS encoding peptidoglycan-binding protein gives MATPVFEEFDPASDCDCPGCVHWRRVLLIKRARTWVAAKVQHRTRPVGGTAGVKPGFADPATPDPVDPVTPDPVDPVTPDSAIPAAPAGAPTPYPGAAYFGPGANNEYVTQLGRMLVERGAGRHYPCGPGPRWSDADRRATRAFQQAQGRRGRDADGLPGPRTWALLVTGQGRDITAGSATPSVPASHGVPGYPGRALFRPGANNEYVTRLGRQLVRKGFGTYCTTGPGPRWGEADRRGVEAFQRAQGWRGGAADGYPGPETWRRLFS, from the coding sequence ATGGCGACTCCGGTCTTCGAGGAATTCGATCCCGCGAGCGACTGCGACTGCCCCGGATGTGTTCACTGGCGGCGGGTCCTGCTCATCAAGCGGGCCAGGACATGGGTCGCCGCGAAGGTGCAGCACCGCACGCGCCCTGTGGGCGGCACGGCGGGGGTGAAGCCGGGCTTCGCGGATCCCGCAACGCCGGACCCCGTGGATCCCGTAACGCCGGACCCCGTGGATCCCGTAACGCCGGACTCCGCGATTCCGGCCGCGCCGGCCGGGGCGCCGACGCCGTACCCGGGGGCGGCGTATTTCGGCCCCGGGGCGAACAACGAGTACGTCACCCAGCTCGGCCGGATGCTCGTCGAGCGCGGTGCCGGGCGCCACTACCCCTGCGGCCCCGGCCCGCGCTGGTCGGACGCGGACCGGCGGGCCACGCGGGCCTTCCAGCAGGCGCAGGGCCGGCGGGGCCGGGACGCGGACGGCCTGCCGGGTCCGCGGACCTGGGCGCTGCTGGTGACGGGGCAGGGCAGGGACATCACGGCCGGGTCGGCCACCCCTTCCGTACCTGCTTCCCACGGGGTGCCCGGCTATCCCGGGCGGGCGCTGTTCCGGCCCGGCGCGAACAACGAGTACGTCACCCGGCTCGGGCGGCAGCTGGTGAGGAAGGGGTTCGGCACGTACTGCACCACCGGGCCGGGTCCGCGCTGGGGCGAGGCGGACCGGCGCGGCGTCGAGGCCTTCCAGCGCGCCCAGGGCTGGCGGGGCGGCGCGGCGGACGGCTACCCGGGGCCGGAGACCTGGCGACGGCTCTTTTCCTGA
- a CDS encoding glycosyltransferase family 2 protein encodes MTSTPTGAGQDYDPSRTTQLRVPSHRTGAFRRIKKTLPKYDYEHYSRLAGPLTQPDPNKPYRVQYRSLISQEPHRIRVALMLAAAPVLSLVLLVWLLQPEHWTERDYPAFAWLPALDIVMLVSIGLIEFFRCMNVLSNAHATLVARDPIPVVPETGTRVAFLTSFVPGKEPLEMVTKTLEAAVKIRHRGLMHVWLLDEGDDPEVKEVCARLGVHHFSRKGVAKWNQPSGPHRAKTKHGNYNAWLDAHGDNYDYFASVDTDHVPLPNYLERMLGFFRDPNVGFVIGPQVYGNYDNFVTKAAESQQFLFHALIQRAGNRYGAPMFVGTSNAVRIRALKQIGGLYDSITEDMATGFEIHRHKNPATGKKWRSVYTPDVLAVGEGPSAWTDFFTQQMRWSRGTYETILKQYWKGWYSLPPSKLFNYTMMIIFYPMSALNWILAALSCALFLGLGASGVNIDPTVWLMLYGNASALQIGLYIWNRRHNVSPHEPEGSGGVAGMVMSALSAPLYAKALIDSVLRRKSKFVVTPKGDSASPDRWFGTFRYHWYFIVIFGASIAAGFVFGHSHPAMIIWATFATLITATPMFAWRHMLRQAKKRPAAPEQEPRNAVPVAQPAQPAAPVGAYEPQSLPVQRTAAQHAPQHKPSWAASNAGSDGTGDQTMQIALGGLGGRKE; translated from the coding sequence ATGACGTCGACGCCGACGGGCGCCGGGCAGGACTACGACCCGTCCAGGACCACCCAGCTCAGAGTGCCTTCGCATCGCACCGGCGCGTTCCGCAGAATCAAGAAGACGCTGCCGAAGTACGACTACGAGCACTACAGCCGGCTGGCCGGTCCCCTCACCCAGCCCGACCCGAACAAGCCGTACAGAGTGCAGTACCGCTCCCTGATCTCGCAGGAACCGCACCGCATAAGGGTCGCCTTGATGCTGGCCGCGGCGCCGGTGCTGTCGCTGGTGCTGCTGGTCTGGCTGCTGCAGCCGGAGCACTGGACCGAGCGCGACTACCCGGCCTTCGCCTGGCTTCCTGCGCTGGACATCGTGATGCTCGTCTCGATCGGTCTGATCGAGTTCTTCCGCTGCATGAACGTGCTGTCGAACGCGCACGCCACCCTGGTCGCCCGCGACCCGATCCCGGTGGTGCCCGAGACCGGCACCAGAGTGGCCTTCCTCACCTCCTTCGTGCCCGGCAAGGAGCCGCTGGAGATGGTGACGAAGACCCTCGAAGCCGCGGTGAAGATCCGCCACCGCGGCCTCATGCATGTCTGGCTCCTCGACGAGGGCGACGACCCCGAGGTGAAGGAGGTCTGCGCGCGCCTGGGCGTGCACCACTTCTCCCGCAAGGGCGTCGCGAAGTGGAACCAGCCCTCCGGCCCGCACCGCGCCAAGACCAAGCACGGCAACTACAACGCCTGGCTGGACGCGCACGGCGACAACTACGACTACTTCGCCTCCGTCGACACCGACCACGTGCCGCTGCCCAACTACCTGGAGCGGATGCTCGGCTTCTTCCGCGACCCGAACGTCGGCTTCGTCATCGGCCCGCAGGTGTACGGCAACTACGACAATTTCGTCACCAAGGCCGCCGAGTCGCAGCAGTTCCTCTTCCACGCGCTGATCCAGCGCGCCGGCAACCGCTACGGCGCGCCGATGTTCGTCGGTACGTCAAATGCCGTACGCATCAGGGCGCTCAAGCAGATCGGCGGTCTGTACGACTCGATCACCGAGGACATGGCGACCGGCTTCGAGATCCACCGCCACAAGAACCCGGCGACGGGCAAGAAGTGGCGCTCGGTCTACACCCCGGACGTGCTCGCGGTCGGTGAGGGTCCCAGCGCCTGGACGGACTTCTTCACCCAGCAGATGCGCTGGTCCCGCGGCACGTACGAGACGATCCTCAAGCAGTACTGGAAGGGCTGGTACTCGCTGCCGCCGAGCAAGCTCTTCAACTACACGATGATGATCATCTTCTATCCGATGTCCGCCCTCAACTGGATCCTCGCGGCGCTGAGTTGCGCCCTGTTCCTGGGCCTGGGCGCCTCGGGTGTGAACATCGACCCGACCGTGTGGCTGATGCTCTACGGCAACGCCTCGGCGCTTCAGATCGGCCTGTACATCTGGAACCGCCGGCACAACGTCTCCCCGCACGAGCCGGAGGGATCCGGCGGTGTGGCCGGCATGGTGATGTCGGCGCTGTCCGCGCCGCTCTACGCCAAGGCGCTGATCGACTCCGTCCTGCGCCGCAAGAGCAAGTTCGTGGTCACCCCCAAGGGCGATTCGGCCAGCCCGGACCGGTGGTTCGGGACCTTCCGGTACCACTGGTACTTCATCGTGATCTTCGGCGCCTCGATCGCCGCCGGTTTCGTCTTCGGGCACTCGCACCCCGCGATGATCATCTGGGCGACGTTCGCCACGCTGATCACCGCCACGCCGATGTTCGCCTGGCGCCACATGCTGCGTCAGGCGAAGAAGAGGCCCGCGGCGCCCGAGCAGGAGCCGCGGAACGCGGTTCCCGTCGCCCAGCCCGCTCAGCCCGCGGCTCCCGTGGGGGCCTACGAGCCGCAGTCCCTGCCCGTGCAGCGCACCGCGGCCCAGCACGCCCCGCAGCACAAGCCGAGTTGGGCCGCCTCGAACGCAGGCTCGGACGGGACGGGCGACCAGACCATGCAGATTGCCCTTGGTGGACTTGGGGGACGTAAGGAATGA
- a CDS encoding kelch motif-containing protein, with protein sequence MNDRAGRRRARRLAIGTAVVLALAGMNGPWLYRFGTEKYHQYQINKPEYKAENGKWEVIEFPEEYRQNTIHAALLHTGKVLLVAGSGNNQDNFDDKKFDTRIWDPVKGTIKKIPTPKDLFCTGHTQLANGNLLIAGGTKRYEKLKGDVTKAGGLMIVHNENPDKPITLRAGTKFVGKENGKTFVSKDPVTVERATKNFDKKTGKFLGNTPGLGRIYVEAQKSGAKYETGTQDNYTVQGLTGADAKNTYGIAQKLALDKKDFQGIRDAFEFDPVAEKYIKVDPMKEARWYPTLTTLSDGTILSVSGLDDIGQLVPGKNEIFDPKTKKWTYLPKTMQFPTYPALFLMQNGKVFYSGSNAGYGPDDVGREPGVWDVETNKFTKIPGLSDPKLMETSGTVLLPPAQDEKYMVIGGGGVGESKLSSKKTRIVDMLADDPKFVDGPSLEKGTRYAQASILPDDSVLVSGGSEDYRGRSDSNILQARLYHPETHTFDKVADPLVGRNYHSGSLLLPDGRVMLFGSDSLYADKANTKPGKFEQRIEIYTPPYLYRDSRPSLSGGPKIIERGESGTFTSQHASSIKKVRLIRPSASTHVTDVDQRSIALDFKASGDKITVTVPKNKNLVQAGWYMLFVDDDQGTPSKAQWVRVP encoded by the coding sequence ATGAACGACCGTGCAGGCCGCCGCCGCGCTCGTCGACTCGCGATAGGCACGGCGGTGGTGCTCGCGCTGGCCGGGATGAACGGGCCGTGGCTCTACCGCTTCGGGACCGAGAAATACCACCAGTACCAAATCAACAAACCGGAGTACAAAGCCGAGAACGGCAAGTGGGAAGTCATCGAGTTCCCCGAGGAGTACCGGCAGAACACCATCCACGCGGCGCTGCTGCACACCGGCAAGGTGCTGCTCGTCGCGGGGTCGGGCAACAATCAGGACAACTTCGACGACAAGAAGTTCGACACCCGGATCTGGGACCCGGTCAAGGGCACCATCAAGAAGATCCCCACGCCCAAGGACCTGTTCTGCACCGGCCACACCCAGCTCGCCAACGGCAACCTGCTGATCGCGGGCGGCACCAAGCGGTACGAGAAGCTGAAGGGTGACGTCACCAAGGCCGGCGGCCTGATGATCGTCCACAACGAGAACCCGGACAAGCCGATCACGCTGCGCGCGGGTACCAAGTTCGTGGGCAAGGAGAACGGCAAGACCTTCGTGTCGAAGGACCCGGTCACCGTCGAGCGGGCGACGAAGAACTTCGACAAGAAGACCGGCAAGTTCCTGGGCAACACCCCGGGTCTGGGCCGGATCTACGTCGAGGCGCAGAAGAGCGGCGCCAAGTACGAGACCGGCACGCAGGACAACTACACCGTCCAGGGCCTGACCGGCGCCGACGCCAAGAACACGTACGGCATCGCGCAGAAGCTCGCCCTCGACAAGAAGGACTTCCAGGGCATCCGGGACGCCTTCGAGTTCGATCCGGTCGCGGAGAAGTACATCAAGGTCGACCCGATGAAGGAGGCGCGCTGGTACCCGACGCTCACCACCCTGAGCGACGGCACGATCCTCAGCGTCTCCGGTCTCGACGACATCGGCCAGCTGGTCCCGGGCAAGAACGAGATCTTCGACCCGAAGACCAAGAAGTGGACCTACCTGCCGAAGACCATGCAGTTCCCGACGTACCCGGCGCTGTTCCTGATGCAGAACGGCAAGGTCTTCTACTCGGGTTCGAACGCGGGCTACGGGCCGGACGACGTGGGCCGTGAGCCGGGCGTCTGGGACGTGGAGACCAACAAGTTCACCAAGATTCCCGGGCTGAGCGATCCCAAGCTGATGGAGACGTCCGGCACGGTGCTGCTGCCTCCGGCGCAGGACGAGAAGTACATGGTGATCGGCGGCGGCGGGGTCGGCGAGTCGAAGCTGTCCAGCAAGAAGACGCGGATCGTCGACATGTTGGCCGACGACCCGAAGTTCGTGGACGGGCCCTCGCTGGAGAAGGGCACGCGGTACGCCCAGGCCTCGATCCTGCCGGACGACTCCGTGCTGGTGTCCGGTGGTTCGGAGGACTACCGGGGGCGCAGCGACTCCAACATCCTCCAGGCGCGGCTGTATCACCCGGAGACCCACACGTTCGACAAGGTCGCCGATCCGCTGGTGGGCCGGAACTACCACTCCGGGTCGCTGCTCCTGCCGGACGGGCGGGTGATGCTCTTCGGCTCGGACTCGTTGTACGCGGACAAGGCGAACACCAAGCCGGGCAAGTTCGAGCAGCGGATCGAGATCTACACGCCGCCGTATCTGTACCGGGACTCGCGGCCGTCGCTGTCGGGTGGGCCGAAGATCATCGAGCGGGGCGAGTCGGGGACGTTCACCTCGCAGCACGCCTCCTCGATCAAGAAGGTACGGCTGATCCGGCCGAGCGCGTCCACGCACGTGACGGACGTCGACCAGCGGTCGATCGCGCTGGACTTCAAGGCGTCCGGGGACAAGATCACGGTGACCGTGCCGAAGAACAAGAACCTTGTTCAGGCGGGGTGGTACATGCTGTTCGTGGACGACGACCAGGGCACGCCGAGCAAGGCGCAGTGGGTCAGGGTGCCATAA